The following are encoded in a window of Balaenoptera ricei isolate mBalRic1 chromosome 1, mBalRic1.hap2, whole genome shotgun sequence genomic DNA:
- the LOC132353401 gene encoding LOW QUALITY PROTEIN: transmembrane protein 80-like (The sequence of the model RefSeq protein was modified relative to this genomic sequence to represent the inferred CDS: inserted 1 base in 1 codon): protein MAASRRGRASSTVLSSLPLQMLXLSETYYALYFLATLLLAVYKSQVFTYPHSYLVLDLTLLFLMGILEAIRLYFGTKGNLMEAEVPLAASLVLTVGGALLSIYFLLWQTLVLWADSALSAMLFALHGLEAVLQAVAIAAFDS, encoded by the exons ATGGCGGCCTCGCGGCGAGGTAGAGCTTCCTCCACGGTG CTCTCATCACTCCCTCTTCAGATGC CTCTGAGTGAAACGTACTATGCTCTCTATTTCCTAGCTACGCTCCTGCTGGCCGTATATAAAAGTCAG gttttcACTTATCCTCACAGTTACCTGGTCCTCGACCTGACTCTGCTCTTTCTGATGGGGATTCTGGAAGCAATTCGGTTATACTTCGGCACCAAGGGCAACCTGATGGAAGCCGAGGTACCGCTGGCCGCCAGCCTGGTCCTCACGGTGGGCGGTGCCCTGCTGTCCATCTACTTCCTGCTCTGGCAGACGCTGGTGCTGTGGGCCGACTCGGCCCTCAGCGCCATGCTCTTCGCGCTCCACGGCCTGGAGGCCGTCCTGCAGGCGGTGGCCATCGCCGCCTTCGACAGCTAG